The stretch of DNA gttgattgggggagggggagggatatgggaggcggtggcggagaagagacagaaatcataaataacaaaaaaaaagaaaagatttcacaCAGGGAGCTCTCACTTTATCTCTGTGGTGCtgaggaaatgactcagtggttaaacagcactgcctgctcttccagaggtcctgagttcaattcccagcaaccacatgattgctcctcataaccatctgtaatgagatttgttGTCTTCTGGACTGTAGGCGTACATGGATACAAAATATTGTGTACATAGTAgagaaataaatcttcaaaaaaaacaGATGTGATAATAAAATCACTAAGTCctccttttatttgcttttcatagTTACCTGGGGTAACTACAGTCTAAAATATCAGTATAGTAGGATATTTTGTGAGAGAGAGCACATTTACATATTACACtgtattattatgattatttttcaaCTGGTTATTGATATTAAAATGTTActtatagccaggcagtggtggtgcatgcctttaatcccagcacttgggaggcagaggcaggtggatctctgtgagtttgatgccagcctgatctacaggagttccaggacaggctccaaagctacacagagaaaccctgtctcgaaaaacaccccccccccaaaaaaaaaaacctttgtaatATAAATTCATAAGTACATCTGTATAgtaaaaatatagtatatatattttgATGCTACCTGTAGTTTTTAGGTTCACCTGTAGTCTTCGAAATGTGTCACTCATGAATAAGGGGAGACTGCTGTAATAGTCATAGTCtctgtgctttaaaaaagaaaagtcagaaggaAAAACCACATCATTggtagtaggttttttttttttttgaatatttatatttatagcgAGTTTCAGGATtgactccaaagctactgagaaatcctgtctggaagaaccaaaagaaaagaaaaaaatgagttccaaaacagccaggacttaaaaaacagacagatatttttttttttttttttttggtttttcgagacagggtttctctgtggtttttttggagcctgtcctggaactagctcttgaagacaggctggtctcgaaatcacaaagatccgcctgcctctgcctcccgagtgctgggattaaaggcgtgcgccaccaccgcccggccgacagatatttttttaaaaaaaatctttaaaatttaaaaactgaggcTGGCCGGTGgtagtgcacacacctttaattccagtacttgggtaTCAGAGGTGGGTGGAAattcgtgagtttgaggccagcctggtttacagggctacacagaaaaactctattgaaaaacaaaacaaaattgatttcaatcAAACTACAATTTGACCACCAGAACAAAGATTTAGTATGTTATTGAGTGATACCTCTTTGTAATATTGATTCTTGGTAACTcaatttctgttttagaaaaaaatgtcctttcagaatgagacttttccacatgaaatgtttttgttaatCGTTAACATTTGATTGAGCAGTAGtttgtgtattttataaatttttcctTAGTTCCTTAAATATCTACATTCTACTGCTCTAGTTGAATTGAGAACTTAAATCAGTTCACTGTTCTACATACAAATGCCTATCATTGTCCCAACACATCTTTTCTGTAATTGAATTCCCTTACTTATTTCTATGGCTTACTCTCAGACTAGTGTGCTTTGATGCTCTGTACCTTCTCATTAGCATAATTAGGTGGTGGATTCCTAACAGATGTGACACTGAAGGTCTACTTGGATAATTGGAGCTcaattttctctattgagaaaGGCCAGTTTGTACTTGAAGATTTGATATTTCCAAcagattattattgttatttgttaaTTAGCCAGTAAGGTGCCAGACTAAGCTGCTGGGtgtaaatataaaatgaggaCGTGATGGGTTCGTGTTGACCATTTTTCTCTTCACTTGACAGGTGTGGGACTATGAGACTGGAGATTTTGAACGAACTCTCAAGGGGCACACAGACTCTGTACAGGACATTTCCTTTGACCACAGTGGCAAGCTTCTGGCTTCTTGTTCTGCAGACATGACAATTAAACTATGGGATTTTCAGGGCTTTGAATGCATTAAAACCATGCATGGTAAGGAGTAGAGGACGGTGCTTTAATTTTTGGCAGGGcacttgaaaaaagaaataatttgctACCTGTGTATAGGTACCCTGCACTTAACTCCTAGTTGTTTGCGCTGATGGGCAAGTTTGATGAATAAACTTTGATAATAGAGATTTTCTTGTTAGGAGGGCTTAAGTTTTATGTGAAATcctaatttgtatttatatttggaTAAAAACTACAAGTCAGATTAGTCCAACAGAAAAGGACAGTTAGTCCATTCAATTAAATGGGATCTTCAGATTAAATTTTTAAGGAGGATATTAGAACTGAAAATCGGGTCAATTTAAAGCATCCAGATtagaggacagaaaaaaaaaattggaaaatagcaatgaaaaacaAGTACATGGAATATAACATAAACATACCATAAATAGTCAAGCtactgaagagaaagaaggagaggaatggTTGGGAAAACCAAAGTTTCATGTGATGCTGCCCGAGAATATTCTGAAAGGTCAAAGGCATCagtccacacatccacacagctcACTCTCTAAAAACACAAACTATAAAAGCAACAATGCATCCTGCATCATAATGAGAATGCAAAAGAAATTAATGGTGTGTTAGTCAGTTTCCTGTTACCATAATGAATATTGGAAacggggtggggagagggagaggggtcTATAATCCCCTTTGAGGTGGTGTCTCAATATTCTGAGATCTCCCACAAGGCAAACTGTCTTGAAGTTTCCAAAGTCTCTCAGTGGCACAAATCAGGACCAAGTCTTCAGCATCTGTGGGGAACACTTCATATCCAAACTGtagcaagaagaaaaaatttaaagtagccAAGTAAGGAAAACATTCAGTAGCTTCAATGAATAAAGGCAACTTACAACAGAAATGGCAGCTCCCAGGACAGCAGAACACCACACAGCAGGAGCCATGAAGACAGTCGTCAGAGCTACAGTGAGAGAAAGTgtgtttaaaaaagtaaataaaaaacaagatagAAATGTCTTCAGGCAACCAAactcaggagagaaaaaaaaaacctatatctTGTAAGAACTGCTCTAGAATAGATGCCAAAGAGAGGTCTACAGGCCAAAGGAAAAATATTCCACAGGAAAACGTGGGAATTGAGGGGAAATGAACAATTGCAGAATGtacaaaatatggaaaaattccaataaaataagatgaactaaaaaaaaaaaaaagaaaaggacagttaGGACAGTTAATTTACTGAGGttgttggttcttttgttttttgagagaacAGCCAATGTGGAAGCTGGAAGCCAAAGCTGTGGTACCTTTAAGTGTTCATACGTTATTTCATCTCAAAATATCTATGTCATAGAATAATAAAGATGAAGTGAGTCATACTTAAATTGTCTGAATATATAGGAGATACTAACCTTTATCATTTTGGAGTTTTGGGGACAGAGTCTCAcattgtagccttggctggcctgaactcagatATCTGTCTGTTTCTACCTACCTCAAGTACTGGCTCTGTGTtatactccccacccccaggcagggtttctctgtgtaacccaggctattCTAGGctgccttgaattcagagatctacctgcgtctgcctcccttgtcctgggattaaagacgcctgccttgactctgttttctttaaagaacatGGTTGTTTAGATATATGTAAGAACATATTATTAGTGACTTAAGAACAAGCCAGGTATATTGGTGCCTGTACATAGTTCCAGTAGACAGGAGGTCAAGGTGGGAGGACCACTAGCTTAAGGCTGGCCTTCATTACAAAACCCCAACTGAGCTGCACGGTACACTAGTCTCaagccaaacaaaagaaaaagataagctGGTGTTACTTAGTACACAGGCTTATTACATGGAGTGTATAATTgaagtttgtgggtttttttcactcatttaaatgtatttcataaaTTCTACTGAGGGAGCCTTGGCATATTCTTTTGTAAATACGTTACCTAAAATTTTGTAAATTGACAGTATCTTACTGCTGTCAAAAGAGTTTGCTTGCAGAAAGCCCTTAGTTCGATCCTGATTGCTAGTAAAACTGTATAATTTCATTACTCAAGAAGTAGAACTggaaggatcaaaagttcaaggtttccttggctacatagcaaatttgaggtcaacatggcatacatgagatcctgtttccaaaaaaagagttttgctaggcatggtggcacctttgatcccagatTTAAAGACTGAGGAGAATTGGGctgaattaaagaaaagaaaaaaacaggaaagttTCTTGAAAAATATATGCCTTGAGCTTTTTCCAGAAAGTGTAGCTAATTTGGAATGTGAACAGTGTTTTATGAACAATTTCCCCTATTGAACATCAATgtcaaataaagataaatttcaaCCACTATTTAAATAGAAGGCCAAATCTTGCTTTTCctattctcttttttcccttatAATCCTGTCTAATTTACATAAAGCTCAGTGTAAAAGTGCTTTctgtagttttttaaaataacttagtAAAATCCCACGGTTAACTGTTAAATACTTTGCTGTATTATGTGTTTTAGGCCATGACCACAATGTCTCTTCGGTAGCCATCATGCCTAATGGAGATCATATAGTGTCTGCCTCAAGggataaaagtataaaaatgtgGGAAGTGCAAACTGGGTAAGTAGATTTAGTTGGAAAGTACTAGCCAAAaagattctaaaaataaaacagaattggggctggagagatggctcagcggttaagagcattgcctgctcttccaaaggtcctgagttcaattcccagcaaccacatggcggctgacaaccatctgtaacgaggtctggtgccctcttcaggcctgcacacagacagaatattgtatgcataataaataaataaatatttaaaaaaaataaaacagaattattttgaaAGTGCTTAATAATTTCATCTTTACCCAGGAATGATCACtgtgacatacatacatagttgAAGGTTGGAAATATAGCATAGAGCACTTGCttaacatgcacaaggccctagcttgcatccccagcaccaaattAACAATTTATTCAGAGTTATACATCTGCATCTCAAAAAATAGCTTCCTGTCTACAAGAAACATGTGTGCACTGTAAAAATGATTCTTAAAAGCCAGTCTATGCAGTGTCAGTTTCCTATTTTTTtcgttttttggttgttttgtttttaatgtttttttttcccaaagtgaTCTCTGGGTCTAAATTAGAATTTAAATAAGATTTATGCTGATATACCTTTGTATATACCTTAGACTTGCATATGTCTTAGACTTGaagtttttagttttgaaaatttttgttcCTTCTATGTAATTTACCTAAATTCTGTCTTTTGTCAATTTGTGGTATTTCATGTCAGCCTATTTTAGCTAGTATTTGTTGTTTGACTTCTGGCTGGTGCCcattatttattaaccaatattttacatttattttgttgacAAGCTATAATTTCTCTATCTAATGCTATTTTCTTTATCCTGATTTGTAACTAATTTTGTATCACTTCTGAAAAGTTTCCTAATTACTATTTATTCACAATGTATATTATTACTTATATTAATAGCTACTGTGTGAAGACATTTACAGGACACAGAGAATGGGTACGTATGGTGCGGCCAAATCAAGATGGCACTCTGATAGCCAGCTGTTCCAATGACCAGACTGTGCGTGTATGGGTTGTAGCAACAAAGGAATGCAAGGCAGAGCTCCGAGAACATGAACATGTGGTAGAATGCATTTCCTGGGCTCCAGAAAGTTCATATTCTTCCATCTCTGAAGCAACAGGATCTGAGGTACTGTCTGATTTACATGTCTTTGTATGATTTTCTTACTGTGCCATACGACAGAGCCTTAGGTAACTTTTCTGATTCTCAGTCTGAGGTTTGTTAATGTGCCTAAGACTGTAGCCTAGAATTCTGAATTTTGAGTATTTGCTCTTTCCAGTtgtctgtatatttttaaagcaattattATTGAGCCAGTAAGtttgctcagtaggtaaaggcgcTGGCCAccaagcttggtgacctgagttttatccctggaactcacattgtaggaGGTGGGGTGGTTccctcaagttgtcttctgacctctatctgcatgccatggcatgaattgtgtatatacacaaatagACATAAAAATCTCACCATTGATTTAATTATAGACATTGGAGATCATCTACTAAAGATTGATTATTTAAAGCCAGTTATGGTGGccctataacctcagcactttGGGCCAAAGGCaaagatcctgtcacaaaaacagaacaaaggaaaaaagaaatatacactcacacacccagaaaaaaaatgggagaaaaattgaaaagcaaCCAAACATAAACTaactatatatgtttttgtttgtttttcaagacggggtttctctgtgtaactgtcctggaacaagctaaGTAGACCCCAGGATGGCCTtgtatctccctgcctctgccttctgagtactggcattaaaggcgggTGCCATCAGCCTGTATCTTAATAAAGCTGTCCTAAATGATTTGGGGGGCGGGAGgttggtttttggatttttgagacagggtttctctatgtagctttggagcctgtcctggaactagctctgtaaacagaccaggctgacctcgaactcacagagatccccctgcttctgtttcccaagtgctcggattaaaggcatgccccaccaccgcccgctgaatttttttttttagtttaagtGTGTGTCTCCCCCCCCCCNNNNNNNNNNNNNNNNNNNNNNNNNNNNNNNNNNNNNNNNNNNNNNNNNNNNNNNNNNNNNNNNNNNNNNNNNNNNNNNNNNNNNNNNNNNNNNNNNNNNTGGCTCAGCTGTGCCGACCTCTGCTTCCCTGTCTACCATAGGGAAGTCTGGCTCACAAGTTTGACACGCAAATCTAATGGGAAGGATAAAGTGCTGACTCACCTGAACCACAGACGCGCACAGAGGTGTTGCGACGGAGACTCTTTGGAGGACCCGTGGTAGTGGTTGTAAGTgtgtgtctccccccccccccctgcaggcAGGGTTTTACTATTTagtcttggctatcctagaactcactttgtatgccagactggccttggattcacaAACATTTGAGTATTGGGAtcaaaggggtgcaccaccacatccGGCTCTAAATTAACtttctatttgtaattttttCATTTGGACAATtacaaattctaaataaaattctttgtacTGCCCTCTGGTGgatacatacaatatataataaatttgatGTTaactatctgtgtgtgtgtctgattaAAAATCCTTTTTGAGCATAGACTTGATACCAAGCCTGAAACTTAGGGCCTTCTTCATGCTAGGTGAGTACTCTGTCACTTAGCTAAATATACCTAATCATGATTGCAGAAGTCTTAAACAGTACATTTATCATGGTTAGTTTTTCTTTGTAGGCTAGGTGTAGTGTCAGAACAGTTGTGTATTTAAATAGATGCAAACAGCCTTTATGTAATATTtggaataaatattattatataatagaAGTTGTTCAAGTCCTTATTGTTTGcatgggaaaaataatttttatattttctgtagaCTAAAAAAAGTGGCAAGCCTGGACCCTTCTTGCTATCTGGTTCCAGAGACAAAACTATTAAGATGTGGGACGTCAGTACTGGCATGTGCCTTATGACTCTTGTAAGTTTGCATAATCTTAATACTTTTTTGACATCTTCATTGTGCTGCTTTTAACTTTGTGGATTAGATACTCTGTGCTTTCCTACAAAATCTCCATTCTGGGACTTTAAAATAATTCCTGTATAGATTTATAAACCTCCTTAAAGTTTTGTAATTGTACTAGTAGAGTGATGTTCTACAAGATGCAGTATTAAATAAATCTATTAAACCAGTCAGTACTGGAAGGGGGAGGGTCTTAGCACACTATAATATCTACTCTGTAGGAGAAATATGTTCTTACAGACTTGTTTACTTTTTCAAGATATTTGCATCTTTACTCCATTCTAATTCTTTAGTTGTCATTTCCTTGTTGACATTTATTAATTGGTTTATTTTCCTGTTGTGAAATTAATCTAACTTAATGAGTTAAAGGTACTCAATCGTTGTAACAACATTGGAGATTCCGTATATGAAGGGGTAGGTATTGGACATTCTGGTTTGGCTAAGGAACTCCAAGTAGAACTGTGGATATTGCTAACCTAGTAGCAAGTCttataatatataattcataGTTCTAGAAAGTATTAACCagccgggccatggtggtgcacgcctttaatcccagcactcagaaggcagaggcaggcggatctctgtgagttcgagaccagcctggtctacagagctagttccaggacaggctccaaagacacagagaaacctNNNNNNNNNNNNNNNNNNNNNNNNNNNNNNNNNNNNNNNNNNNNNNNNNNNNNNNNNNNNNNNNNNNNNNNNNNNNNNNNNNNNNNNNNNNNNNNNNNNNNNNNNNNNNNNNNNNNNNNNNNNNNNNNNNcctgagttcaattcccagcaaccacatggtggttcacaaccatctgtaatgtgatctggtgccctcttctggcctgcaggcaaacatggaacccaaatgttgtatacataataaacaaacctttaaaaaaaaaaaagtactaaccAGATCTTTCTGTAGAGTATGACTGACACACATAATATAGAGAATTAAAGAATTGATGAGAAGGAAAGATGGGAAAGGAGCAGGGCTGGACCAACCAAAACTAAGTAAGTGTAAatactggaaaagaaaatctACTAATACAAGCAAATGGTGACCACCTTTGAACCCAGCActttgaggcagaaagatctctgagtttgagaccagcctggtttatagattgagttccagaacaactagggttacatagagaaaccctgtcttgaaagacagatataaaagaaatttacagcactcaagaggcagaggcaagagatctctgtaaatttgaggtgAGCCTGTTCTATGTAGAATTGCAGCTTACCTGGGACTACTACATAGTccagacccatctcaaaaaaaagtaactattatATTCTAGGTTCATTTGTACCATGTTAGAAAAGTGATCTAGTCAGTGGGATTAAAGTGTTGGGATTAGCATGTGCCAGTTCCTGAGTAGGCTAAAAACATTGGAACCTCCTGAAGCAGGAGTTATAcccaattgtgagctgcctgtcatAGGTGTTGTGAACAAGTAGCAGTGCATGTGTTTAATTCCTtagtcatctcttcagctcctctacatgctctttggggggggggcttgggggggggattcaagacaggtttctctgtgaagccttggcTTTGTCAGAATTTACCTCTCTGCCTCCGAGTGCAGGATTAaagaaagatgtgagccaccactgcctgacttcttgACATGTTCTTAATTGTTCAGTTATCTCTTTGGCTCCtcggtttttaattaattaattatgtttgttgtgtgatgttttacttttGGCCTTTTGGGGTctaccatccagctcccaaataaacacacacggaagcttattcttagttatgaatgtttcTATCCAGCTTTTCTTATGTTATCCTGACtacctctggacttttatctttttctgtttctgtataccttctttctctgtggcttgctgggtggctggcccctgatgtagTCCTcattctccttctatttatactctctacCTGCTGGCCCTGCCTGTCCTTgatcctgcctcactattggccattcatctctttattagcaCCATCAGGtgtttagacaggcacagtaacacagcttcacagttaaccaaatgcagtgtaaacaagtcacacacctaaaaatattatttctaacatattttagtttattgaaaatagaatctaggttttgtttttcgagacagggtttctctatgtaacagctccagctatcctggaactcactttgtagaccagtctgacctcataCTTGATAGTGTCTGGTTTTAATCTtagtgttggggaggcagagacaggcagctctctgagtccagtacagccagggctacacatagaaaccctatctcaaaaaaaccccaaaaaataaaaaaaattaaaagtattatgTCCCAAATGATACTTAAATAAGTCAAATACCTTTTGTCTTTAAGGTGGGTCATGATAATTGGGTACGTGGAGTTCTGTTCCATTCTGGGGGGAAGTTTATTTTGAGTTGTGCTGATGACAAGACTCTCCGTGTATGGGATTACAAGAACAAGCGATGCATGAAGACCCTCAATGCGCATGAACACTTTGTTACCTCCTTGGGTATGTACACATTTTGAGGTTTCTGAGCATTTGAATTTTGGAGTGACAGATGTAACAGTTTATATAACTTTGTGAACTTTTCCAGGTAAGGAATGATCAAGTTCTTCGAGGGTAAAATAGAAAGGGAATATTTTAACCTGTGGGTCCCAACCAGTGGCTTTAACGTTTCCTTTCTAGAATTAAGCTAATagtaaaaatactgttttctctgTTGTACATTGGTTTTAGAAATTAGACTTGTGAAAATGGTATTTGGTGATCATACTCTTGATTGGtaactttttatttcctatttgtgAATTCATCAGAAGAAGTGCTGTGGATGTTACTCAGTGGTATAACACTTAGCATATCTTGACTGAGGCACTATTTCAGTCACCAGTACTGCAGAAGAAGAAGAGCAAAAGaaatcttttgggggggggggaggcgggcttttcgagacagggtttctcggtagcttttggttcctgtcctggaactagctcttctagaccaggctggccttgaactcacagacgtccgcctgcctctgcctcctgagtgctgggattaaaggcttgcgccaccaccgccctgccaaaagaaatcttaaacagtagcctggggtacatagcaagaccctgtttcaagaaaaaacaaataggaCTGGCAAGATAGAGATAGGTAGAGCAGGTAGAGAAGCTTTGGGGCAGGCACAACAACCTGTTTGATCCCCATATCCCAGACAATGACAGGATAGAactgagagttgtcctctgacctctgtacttgagcctacacacacacacacacacacactctgaataaatacttaaaattaggCATTGTGACACAtgtgggcagcagagacaggatgatcatGTTCCAAATAGGATATATGGCAAGACcctgtttttgaagaaaaaaaaacctataggACTTTCCTGTGACGGGTAAATACCGTCATGTACTAGAAACCTAGGGAATTGTATATAAGTGTCATGTCCTTGGTATCATTTGGAATTCATTATGTTATAATATACTAGAGTATGATGGACCTTATGGTGACCACAATAAGGCCCTTGGTAAATTAGGCAGGAGAATCAGTTGTTAACATAAAGCATTAGTACTAAGCCTGGAGCACAGTATTCAGTAAGTGCGTATGCTAAGTGTGTCCCTGTTCATATTTCTAAGCACCATTTGAGATGGTACTTGTGATATTGAGTTGAGTTTCAACTTTTctgggttggttttttgtttgttttttagaatatttttatttatttattatgtatacagtattctatctgcatgccagaagagagaaCTATTATTGATTATCGAATTATTGATGGTTTTAAGCTACCTTATCATTGTTGAAAATTGAGCAGCCAATattaatctctgagccacctctccagccccaagtttcaACTTTCCTAACCCAACTG from Microtus ochrogaster isolate Prairie Vole_2 chromosome 7, MicOch1.0, whole genome shotgun sequence encodes:
- the Pafah1b1 gene encoding platelet-activating factor acetylhydrolase IB subunit alpha, encoding MVLSQRQRDELNRAIADYLRSNGYEEAYSVFKKEAELDMNEELDKKYAGLLEKKWTSVIRLQKKVMELESKLNEAKEEFTSGGPLGQKRDPKEWIPRPPEKYALSGHRSPVTRVIFHPVFSVMVSASEDATIKVWDYETGDFERTLKGHTDSVQDISFDHSGKLLASCSADMTIKLWDFQGFECIKTMHGHDHNVSSVAIMPNGDHIVSASRDKSIKMWEVQTGYCVKTFTGHREWVRMVRPNQDGTLIASCSNDQTVRVWVVATKECKAELREHEHVVECISWAPESSYSSISEATGSETKKSGKPGPFLLSGSRDKTIKMWDVSTGMCLMTLVGHDNWVRGVLFHSGGKFILSCADDKTLRVWDYKNKRCMKTLNAHEHFVTSLDFHKTAPYVVTGSVDQTVKVWECR